One segment of Triticum aestivum cultivar Chinese Spring chromosome 2A, IWGSC CS RefSeq v2.1, whole genome shotgun sequence DNA contains the following:
- the LOC123189468 gene encoding uncharacterized protein, whose product MKIDNERPYHTNAFHELLGSGGPKVDGESERETKDNLLEDKMVEQTNSSEHGFVKAEHEKGGKTRQIRIEDVSYDKDVVEISLPSSVVSSDYGGHFVKDVCIDEGVLADQKGSGEKVVSEKVCPIFDSSMADANGDLKEDIRVDPVKTAHKSQIVPLHVVHATDGNTMEEIRADPLKTEHESESQIVTLHVPCATDGNKMEQYSSGEAHDLEGNKTTDEFTNVNDEKSSPRQLPSHEAAKQCQQVGTVISETCETHKPFCDGEAIDEVASNDCHETGSSTAPESSSLSGLPVESTSDGLSAAIPEEDGAELDNRGLNPANHYNPFIAYGSLEDTWESKYALPTIVDDVSVVPMCPVGKTDSFSDIVNGGALGGFDYVETAESRIGDSSRLDSVGARSSRLGVQASEESHDQGGLVERTDSFSDIIKGAPGRFDSVAADETRIKHNRLDSIEESSGRLDVQASEESSDQRDVGNKMRIDGAHGAEPSDVKSENHPKCETGAVEDEHDFNPRDMGDGTKTREESNGGEESSTVSQTESAVQQNGPDGAKLTTRGGIRNPFESSFSGANITLDAVAPSAHIGNTSLRSDSSTTSTRSFAFPVLQAEWNSSPVRMAKADRRRFRRDRGWGYRVLCCKF is encoded by the exons ATAATGAAAGGCCTTACCATACCAATGCTTTTCATGAGCTTTTAGGCAGTGGCGGCCCTAAAGTAGACGGTGAATCTGAAAGGGAAACTAAGGACAATCTTTTGGAAGATAAAATGGTTGAACAGACCAATTCATCAGAACATGGTTTTGTGAAAGCTGAGCATGAGAAGGGAGGTAAAACCAGACAAATACGGATCGAGGATGTTTCTTATGACAAGGATGTTGTTGAGATCAGCCTGCCAAGTTCTGTGGTTTCTTCGGATTATGGTGGGCATTTTGTCAAGGATGTCTGCATTGATGAGGGAGTGCTTGCTGATCAAAAGGGTTCTGGAGAGAAGGTAGTAAGTGAAAAGGTGTGCCCAATCTTTGATTCTTCAATGGCCGATGCAAATGGTGATCTGAAGGAAGACATAAGAGTTGATCCTGTGAAAACTGCACATAAGTCACAGATAGTTCCCCTTCATGTCGTGCATGCTACTGATGGTAATACTATGGAAGAAATAAGAGCCGATCCTTTGAAAACTGAACATGAATCAGAGTCACAAATTGTTACCCTACATGTTCCATGTGCTACTGATGGTAATAAGATGGAACAATATTCTTCTGGCGAAGCACATGATCTTGAAGGCAACAAGACTACAGATGAATTTACCAATGTAAACGATGAGAAATCAAGTCCTAGACAGTTACCAAGTCATGAAGCTGCAAAACAGTGCCAGCAGGTGGGCACAGTAATTTCTGAGACCTGTGAAACTCACAAGCCATTTTGCGATGGAGAAGCAATTGATGAG GTAGCATCAAATGATTGTCATGAAACTGGATCTAGTACTGCACCAGAGTCCAGTTCCCTCAGTGGTTTACCAGTTGAATCAACTTCTGATGGGCTATCAGCTGCAATTCCTGAAGAAGATGGTGCAGAATTAGATAACAGAGGATTGAATCCAGCTAATcactacaacccttttatcgcCTACGGATCTTTAGAGGACACATGGGAATCCAAGTACGCTCTACCTACCATTGTCGACGATGTTTCTGTTGTACCCATGTGTCCTGTTGGAAAGACAGATAGTTTCAGTGATATTGTCAACGGTGGCGCACTGGGAGGTTTTGATTATGTTGAGACAGCTGAATCCAGAATTGGAGACAGTAGTAGGTTAGATTCTGTTGGAGCACGTTCAAGCAGGCTGGGAGTCCAAGCATCTGAAGAGAGCCATGATCAAGGAGGTCTTGTCGAAAGAACAGATAGTTTTAGTGACATCATCAAGGGTGCACCAGGTAGATTTGATTCTGTTGCAGCAGATGAAACCAGAATCAAACACAATAGACTAGATTCTATAGAAGAAAGTTCAGGCAGGTTGGATGTCCAAGCATCTGAAGAGAGCAGTGATCAGAGAGATGTCGGTAACAAGATGAGAATTGATGGAGCACATGGTGCAGAGCCTAGTGATGTCAAGAGTGAGAACCATCCGAAGTGCGAGACCGGTGCTGTCGAAGATGAACATGACTTCAACCCAAGAGACATGGGGGATGGCACAAAGACAAGGGAGGAAAGCAACGGCGGCGAAGAGAGCTCTACGGTTTCGCAAACGGAGTCGGCGGTACAGCAGAATGGACCTGATGGCGCAAAGTTGACGACTCGGGGCGGCATTCGCAACCCCTTTGAGTCGAGCTTCTCTGGAGCAAACATCACGCTGGACGCGGTAGCGCCCTCTGCTCACATTGGCAACACTTCTCTTCGTTCGGATAGCAGCACGACGAGTACTCGGTCCTTCGCATTCCCAGT GCTACAGGCAGAGTGGAACAGCAGCCCGGTGAGGATGGCAAAGGCGGACCGCAGGCGTTTCAGGCGAGACCGGGGCTGGGGTTACAGGGTCCTCTGCTGTAAATTCTGA
- the LOC123189469 gene encoding uncharacterized protein — translation MSCTRISGAVLVFALLFASLLLTLYLPAACARHVVLLEAQDGLNIGGGRQQVVGDDAGKAVPVSNAGGSRPVRTVELPAARRHRVDAADELHDMLRRDYAWRARRRKPIHNDEPRDDKP, via the exons ATGAGCTGCACCCGGATCAGTGGCGCAGTCCTCGTTTTTGCCTTGCTCTTCGCCTCGTTATTGCTCACGCTCTACCTTCCCGCTGCTTGTGCTCGCCATG TGGTGCTGCTAGAGGCCCAAGATGGCCTGAACATCGGAGGAGGCCGGCAGCAGGTGGTTGGTGATGACGCAGGAAAGGCCGTCCCCGTCTCGAACGCCGGCGGCTCACGGCCAGTGAGGACGGTGGAGTTGCCCGCGGCGAGGAGGCACCGGGTGGACGCGGCGGACGAGTTGCACGACATGCTGAGGAGGGACTACGCGTGGAGGGCGAGGCGCCGCAAGCCCATTCACAACGACGAGCCTCGCGACGACAAGCCCTAA